The Plasmodium brasilianum strain Bolivian I chromosome 14, whole genome shotgun sequence genome contains a region encoding:
- a CDS encoding MACRO domain-containing protein — MGEWMKILSIEKRRFGSSYLTKKLKTINDRALKYHKDYVRSLDALEGKNRSVMKEIFPNKKSEINDLFFLRGVKDNGLNYDYHSHHTDNADDENLLDMQVAENKYEHEMKSMTLDEFGCVKIIHNDILEEEADCMIVPMVSNFIPLSGFGAYVLQKGGRELVKEIFVSIKSLIKKRIDTLNEHKEEYINGMTVINSEKGFKELVENSKKLQIGDVILTKPYNVSDKVKLLAFLIMPYYWQGNTYVSSNKLRYAFSNVLKQLNELCISSIILPDISSGIYGYTPTNSSIILIEECAECLLQLYNTIPIYNLNSISFVDKDLSTCKLFSEALEDVSRNYLPNKKVVPAPKYWNTVNRRLLEIPSNVVYFCRKQSKISFKKYHGIIRRKLQNYYSNIRPFKWRASRVIEPNPFLLYKNSGQPSSYQYKSKPYYYKGISHTLYNINKKGLVNIRVGRNGKLQALKSISNISLETKPRL; from the coding sequence ATGGGTGAATGGATGAAAATTCTATCTATCGAAAAAAGAAGGTTCGGTAGCTCCTACTTGAccaaaaaattgaaaacgATAAATGACAGAGCTTTGAAGTATCACAAGGATTATGTTAGATCATTGGATGCTCTAGAAGGTAAGAATAGAAGTGTAATGAAAGAAATATTCCCAAATAAGAAAAGCGAAATAAAcgatttgttttttttaagagGAGTAAAGGATAACGGTTTAAACTATGACTATCACTCCCATCACACCGATAATGCAGATGATGAAAATTTGTTAGATATGCAGGTAGCAGAAAACAAGTACGAGCACGAAATGAAGAGTATGACTTTAGACGAATTTGGCTgcgtaaaaataatacataatgatatattagaAGAAGAGGCAGATTGCATGATTGTACCGATGGTTTCGAATTTTATACCCTTAAGCGGATTTGGAGCATATGTATTGCAAAAAGGAGGGAGAGAATTAGTAAAGGAAATTTTTGTATCTATAAAGAGTTTAATTAAGAAGAGAATTGACACATTAAATGAACATaaagaagaatatataaatggaatGACTGTAATAAATTCAGAAAAAGGATTTAAAGAGTTAGTAGaaaattctaaaaaattacaaataggtgatgttatattaacaaaaccATATAATGTTAGTGATAAAGTAAAATTGTtagcatttttaataatgccATATTATTGGCAAGGAAATACTTACGTATCATCCAATAAATTAAGATATGCATTTTCAAATGttttaaaacaattaaatgaattatgTATTTCTTCAATTATTTTACCTGACATATCGTCAGGTATTTATGGTTATACCCCTACTAATTCTAGTATTATTTTGATTGAGGAATGTGCAGAATGTTTGTTACAGTTATATAATACCATTCCAATATATAACTTAAATTCAATATCATTTGTAGATAAAGATTTAAGTACTTGTAAATTATTTAGTGAGGCTCTTGAAGACGTATCAAGAAATTATCTGCCTAATAAAAAAGTGGTGCCTGCTCCGAAATACTGGAATACTGTTAATAGACGCCTTTTAGAAATACCTTCTAATGTTGTTTATTTTTGCCGAAAACAAagtaaaatttcttttaaaaaatatcatgGTATAATTAGAAGAAAactacaaaattattatagtaatattagACCATTCAAATGGAGAGCCTCAAGAGTAATTGAACCAAATCCATTTCTTCTTTACAAAAATTCAGGTCAACCCAGCTCCTATCAGTATAAATCTAAGCCTTACTACTACAAAGGTATTTCACATACTCTTTacaatattaacaaaaaggGACTGGTGAATATTAGGGTTGGACGAAACGGAAAATTGCAGGCCCTCAAAAGTATTTCTAACATTTCACTGGAAACGAAACCGCGCTTGTAG
- a CDS encoding hypothetical protein (conserved Plasmodium protein), whose translation MAEVYSSSSIPNGIKDILTSLHEEHVNFQKYLSILKDYLDVDPINNTNKLVRYITNNLNISEIQNNIGHYIADIIVYIQDINKLDKENYSEDLDEEHMERSRKEKGGNKKVHEKGEKKEDKEKDKNEDKKEDKKEEAEENPAFMFSEYRINIKDENLKKYMAKDYRKEIIKNCTKNVNYLKLMYIISTNIFPKNGYVLFINIFHKREINYQYKLLSLEYFANVANKITLERAKYIAQILPLVLENFYNIDGEPYYNDNINNVDILICMCKFVNVLCDESIKAQEDDKQDVALYSIVAFIMRIISYHNTDLSLNRNVEKLFKYINYNNINYEECIKIYFKLSKNLYKSKKEIVVRDCLSSLTWRLSIINPNLHRILERVNILIPNTKACALENSTLEISILCYLILIERINKCCFPLVFSELYLFNLMIRNSYNLILCAPKAREKIRNNLVIKAYHFICICSVLSKVIKKNNNEYYSNIYKFKWRPYDFLKKLYETLYTYRDLKVYSKIIYNCISNIMRNFQWDIFYSLYNKLIIECTTDHVRSIISSFVKDELYKQMLSVVKNCELIKENLQKRECTSTLLISNNDSYKSNAVMSMEQEQDEEDEEDKKKRKKKQKENGIEDTGNFDNKIEINKLGYQIRKIIYILIGEESVLLYIDSITVVLNVIKMILLNKKFRPFYKYILNFDQTSTCFLQNKIKYFHDQIKIEKSVLSSEKRSYNSLTSKANNILEKNITMNNIMSDIDMNKLEIIVMLLSDIEKLIEKIKMNAKN comes from the coding sequence ATGGCCGAAGTGtacagtagcagtagtatCCCCAACGGGATAAAAGACATTCTTACCTCTCTACACGAGGAGCATgttaattttcaaaaatatttatcaatCCTAAAAGATTATTTAGATGTTGATCCTATTAATAACACAAACAAGTTAGTAAGGTATATTACAAACAATTTGAACATAAGtgaaattcaaaataatataggtCATTATATCGCAGATATAATAGTGTACATTCaagatattaataaattagataaagaaaattacAGTGAAGATCTAGATGAAGAGCATATGGAAAGAAGTAGGAAGGAAAAGGGGGGGAATAAAAAAGTGCACGAAAAAGGGGAGAAAAAAGAGGACAAAGAAAAGGACAAAAACGAGGACAAAAAGGAGGATAAGAAAGAAGAGGCGGAGGAAAACCCCGCTTTCATGTTTTCTGAATAtaggataaatataaaagatgaaaatttgaaaaaatatatggcaAAAGATTATAgaaaggaaataataaagaattgcacaaaaaatgtaaactATTTAAagttaatgtatataattagtACAAacatttttccaaaaaatggatatgtattatttattaacatatttcATAAGCGCGAAATAAACTATCAGTACAAGTTATTATCTCTAGAATACTTTGCCAATGTAGCAAATAAAATTACCCTAGAAAGAGCAAAATATATAGCTCAAATACTACCCCTTgttttagaaaatttttataatattgatGGAGAACCttattataatgataatataaataatgtagaTATActaatatgtatgtgtaaatTCGTTAATGTGTTATGCGATGAATCCATTAAAGCTCAAGAAGATGACAAGCAAGACGTTGCATTATATTCTATAGTCGCTTTTATTATGAGAATTATAAGTTATCATAATACAGATTTATCATTAAATAGAAATgtggaaaaattatttaaatatataaattataacaatataaattatgaagaatgtataaaaatatatttcaaattatcaaaaaatcTGTATAAAtctaaaaaagaaattgtgGTTAGGGATTGCTTGTCATCATTAACTTGGAGACTAAGTATAATAAATCCAAACTTACATAGAATTTTAGAGAgggtaaatattttaattcccAACACAAAAGCATGTGCATTAGAAAATTCTACCTTAGAAATATCTATCCTATGCTATTTAATCCTAAtagaaagaataaataaatgttgtTTTCCTCTTGTCTTTtcagaattatatttatttaatttaatgatCAGAAATAGTTATAATCTAATTCTATGTGCACCTAAAGCAAGAGAAAAGATTAGAAACAATTTAGTTATCAAAGCATATCATTTTATATGCATTTGTTCAGTTCTGTCTaaagttattaaaaaaaataataatgagtattatagtaatatttataagtttAAATGGAGACCTTAtgattttcttaaaaaattatatgaaacaCTATATACTTATAGAGACTTGAAggtatattcaaaaataatatataactgtaTAAGTAATATTATGAGAAATTTCCAATgggatatattttattccctctataataaattaataattgaATGTACTACTGATCATGTTAGGAGTATAATTTCCTCCTTTGTAAAAGATGAATTGTATAAACAAATGCTAAGTGTCGTTAAAAATTGTGAACTCATTAAAGAAAACTTACAAAAAAGAGAATGCACTTCTACATTATTAATTAGTAACAATGATTCTTACAAAAGTAATGCAGTTATGTCAATGGAACAGGAACAGGAtgaagaagatgaagaagataaaaaaaaaagaaaaaagaaacaaaaagaaaatggaATAGAAGACACAGGAAATTTTGATAATAAgattgaaataaataaattaggatatcaaataaggaaaattatttatatattaataggTGAAGAATctgttcttttatatattgattCAATTACTGTTGTgctaaatgtaataaaaatgattttattaaataaaaaatttcggcccttttataaatatattttaaattttgatcAAACGTCTACAtgttttttacaaaataaaataaaatattttcatgatcaaattaaaatagaaaaatctGTTTTATCAAGCGAAAAACGTAGTTATAATTCCTTAACCTCAAAAGCAAATAATATACTAGAAAAGAATATCACCATGAACAACATTATGAGTGATATTGATATGAACAAATTGGAAATTATTGTTATGTTATTATCAGATATTGAAAAACTCAttgagaaaattaaaatgaatgcAAAGAATtag
- a CDS encoding ankyrin-repeat protein: protein MKCMATGNNMINVSKLLIEKKINVNEKNKNGKTSLHIASEHNYLKGIELLLKNNADINAVDYDNNTPLMCSIRRNKEESALLLIENNADVNIKDKDMNSILHICAKEHLSNISQYILGTHKFNINDCMDKENNTPLHIAAKENIKSLCNLYLKYNFDESIKNNNNETYSDILKKHEENAILKEKEKKKNYEEKEIRKRKNYEHAMLKTDVSNFLKAYNLETLIPHFYKHNYIYVDRAFLEIHDSSLKKMSLNKEDRNRFFNALEQYYAEIEEQQNERNLANQQMLDEQRRTRKLKYPNHIFNQAGAIILLNCCSSCSSCSSCSSCSCNNKSNNEQVQRSVSSFNVTL, encoded by the exons ATGAAATGTATGGCTACAGGAAATAACATGATAAATGTTAGTAAACTattaatagaaaagaaaataaatgtgaatgaaaaaaataaaaatggaaaaactAGTTTACATATAGCTAGCgaacataattatttaaaaggtattgaattattattaaaaaataatgctgATATAAATGCAGTagattatgataataatacaCCATTAATGTGTTCAAttagaagaaataaagaagagtCAGCTCTTCtattaattgaaaataatgcagatgtaaatattaaagataaaGATATGAACAGTATTCTACATATCTGTGCAAAGGAACACTTAAGTAATATAtcacaatatatattaggaacccacaaatttaatattaacgATTGTATggataaggaaaataatactCCATTACATATAGCAgcaaaggaaaatataaaaagcctatgcaatttatatttaaaatacaattttgatgaatctataaaaaataataataacgaaACATATAGTGATATcttaaaaaaacatgaagAAAATgctatattaaaagaaaaagaaaaaaaaaaaaattatgaagaaaaggaaataaggaaaagaaaaaattatgaacatgcAATGTTAAAAACGGATGTGTCTAATTTTTTGAAAGCATACAATTTAGAAACACTAATACCACATTTTTACAAGcataactatatatatgtagatagGGCTTTTCTAGAAATTCATGATtcatctttaaaaaaaatgagccTAAATAAAGAAGACAGAAATCGATTTTTCAATGCCCTTGAACAGTATTATGCGGAAATAGAGGAGCAACAAAATGAAAGGAACTTAGCTAATCAACAAATGTTAGATGAACAAAGAAGAACAAGAAAACTAAAATAT CCTAATCATATCTTTAATCAAGCGGGGGCGATTATTCTTTTGAACTGTTGTAGTAGTTGTAGTAGTTGTAGTAGTTGTAGTAGTTGtagttgtaataataaaagtaataatgaaCAGGTACAACGAAGCGTTTCTTCGTTTAATGTAACcctctaa
- a CDS encoding transmembrane emp24 domain-containing protein, which translates to MFTLRIKEGHHVGDSDYGTVDDVQQISNKASEFLEVFDEQERMMENADLYKQFNEKMNSKLILWSEIQIIKNHTCAEMVPTIARKIFIKSKVNDNVTINIKFMCKKKFGGVKFLDTNRTSEEAVYFKKEDEALLRNLLKNNPDINPEYNYSDVESGLCNLSNDLSLVFSKYGIKGMDNNDVIRDVIRVFELNGYRKMLDK; encoded by the exons ATGTTTACTCTGCGAATAAAAGAAGGTCATCATGTTGGTGACTCGGATTATGGTACAGTTGATGATGTGCAACAAATATCTAATAAAGCGTCCGAA TTTTTGGAGGTTTTTGACGAACAAGAGCGAATGATGGAGAATGCAGATTTGTATAAACAATTTaacgaaaaaatgaattcCAAACTAATCCTATGGTCAGAAATTCAAATA attaaaaatCATACGTGTGCAGAAATGGTACCTACAATTGCTAGAAAAATCTTTATCAAAAGTAAAGTAAATGACAATGTTACCATTAATATAAAGTTTATgtgtaagaaaaaatttggaGGTGTAAAATTCCTCGATACTAATAGAACGTCCGAAGAAGCAGTTTATTTTAAGAAGGAAG ATGAAGCTTTATTAAgaaatttactaaaaaataacCCTGATATTAACCCTGAGTACAATTATTCTGATGTGGAAAGTGGACTATGTAATTTATCGAATGATTTATCTCttgttttttcaaaatatggTATAAAAGGAATGGATAACAATGATGTTATTAGAGATGTAATTAGAGTATTTGAATTAAATGGATATAGAAAAATGTTGGATAAATGA